One segment of Meriones unguiculatus strain TT.TT164.6M chromosome 3, Bangor_MerUng_6.1, whole genome shotgun sequence DNA contains the following:
- the LOC110560485 gene encoding platelet factor 4-like: protein MSAAAVFRGLRPSPELLLLGLLFLPAVVAVAVTSASPEGSDGHLNCMCAKTVSSGVHPKHITSLEVIKAGRHCAVPQLIATLKNGMKFCLDRQAPLYKKVVRKLLERRVLTA, encoded by the exons ATGAGTGCTGCTGCGGTGTTTCGGGGTCTCCGGCCCAGCCCTGAGCTACTGCTTCTGGGCCTGTTGTTTCTGCCAGCCGTGGTTGCCGTTGCCGTCACCAGCG CTAGTCCTGAAGGAAGCGATGGACATCTTAACTGCATGTGTGCGAAGACCGTCTCCTCTGGGGTCCATCCCAAGCACATCACCAGCCTGGAGGTGATCAAGGCAGGACGCCACTGCGCAGTTCCCCAGCTCAT AGCCACCTTGAAGAATGGGATGAAATTTTGCCTGGATAGGCAAGCACCCCTATACAAGAAAGTAGTCAGGAAACTACTGGAGAGACGGGTGCTAACTGCCTGA
- the Ppbp gene encoding platelet basic protein has product MGFRPRPTPSSVKASPLHNPRVLALLALLLVALAPMTTGQRKGNLADDVEPYVELRCRCPNVVSGIPLRNIASVNVLKPGAHCANLEVIATLKDGRKTCLDPDAPAVKKLVMKILEGY; this is encoded by the exons ATGGGCTTCAGACCCAGACCTACGCCCTCCTCCGTCAAGGCCAGCCCACTTCACAACCCACGGGTGCTGGCGCTGCTGGCGCTGCTCCTTGTCGCCCTGGCTCCCATGACCACAGGACAACGGAAGGGAAATTTAG CGGATGACGTGGAACCGTATGTTGAGTTGCGCTGCAGATGTCCCAATGTAGTCTCTGGAATCCCACTCCGTAATATCGCCTCCGTGAATGTGCTCAAGCCAGGAGCTCATTGTGCCAACTTGGAAGTGAT AGCCACGCTGAAGGATGGGAGGAAAACCTGCCTGGACCCAGACGCTCCTGCCGTCAAGAAACTGGTCATGAAAATCTTGGAAGGCTATTGA
- the LOC110560486 gene encoding C-X-C motif chemokine 5-like codes for MSLLPRHSARIPGHSGSQFTLLAVLLMLTVLQHLAEAAPSAVASRTELRCVCLTITSRINPKMILNLEVIAAGPQCPTVEVIAKLKSQKEVCLDPEAPLIKKIIQKILDSGNKKTKRNARVLEKSSSSQ; via the exons ATGAGCCTCCTGCCCCGCCACTCTGCTCGCATCCCTGGTCATTCCGGCTCGCAGTTCACGCTGCTGGCGGTTCTGCTGATGCTCACCGTGTTGCAGCATTTAGCTGAAG CTGCTCCTTCAGCCGTTGCTTCCAGAACAGAGCTGCGCTGTGTTTGCTTAACCATAACTTCAAGAATTAATCCCAAAATGATCCTTAATTTGGAGGTGATCGCGGCAGGTCCACAGTGCCCCACGGTGGAAGTCAT AGCTAAACTGAAGAGCCAGAAGGAGGTCTGTCTGGACCCAGAAGCTCCTTTGATAAAGAAAATCATTCAGAAAATATTGGACAG tggaaataagaaaactaagaggAATGCACGAGTTCTGGAAAAATCGTCCAGTAGTCAATAG